The nucleotide window gtcggagaagttaggagatttgcttgaggccagtgtgacggagcagggaggcggggacgagaccggcaaactttagcggagtggccgactttgtcacacagttggcaaacgacccgtctttgatggctcggtagggcaggacgccaagacggatgatggctggagttgccactttgcgagaagtgatgactaggaggataagaggggtgttgcatggaactcacagaatcaagaggcgcattagccaaaccttgggtgatgttcggcgagtaccgagtgctcttccatttagacttatgactgacttgagcagtgacagttgatccaggtagtttgtccgcacgcttcaagtacatctcgtagtcaatcagcttatcatagagatcttcaaaagagactggcgagtcgcgtgcccgaattacagcagccaattccttgtagtcggtgtcgagaccattgagagtatgaatgacaacctcttcgtcacatagggaatgacctattaaggccaagtcatcaatgataaccttgatgtgttgtagataatcagatatactacttccctcttgttttgtcaccataagcttggatagaagactgagcttgcgagtacgcgaatgatttgccagggtggtttgcagtgtagaccatgcatcaGCAGCTGTCAcatatgaagatatcaagggagcaacagatccagcaactgaagcttgaatggcttggaggatgagacgatcttgacgtaaccacagtttgtgagctagattgggtactggactgggatcgccgGGGAATGGCCGCGAAAATTTGTagtgttactcaaggaaactacagtgagagaaatctacagcaattagatgtagactatggttcgctgctgtggattgctgcttgctgcagcgaaTTGGAGAGGCTGCAATTCGCCGGAAGATAGCTGCGAAAACTGCAACTGTACTCAAGACTGCAGTTCGCCGGGAAATGGCCACGAAAATCTgcagtgttactcaaggaaactgcagtgagagaaatctgcagcaattagatgtatagagaaAAGCAACAGCGAAAGCTGTTGTGGTaggggaaggaagatgcagcagttgcggttGTTGCTGGCTGAGAAGCGactgcgacagcgaaggaggaagacgcagcagccgtcgttaagcaaggaagactgagcgaggaagacaccatcgTTCGTCGTTCGtagctattgaggaggaggacaccaccgttaaggaggcgccgttgtgtagagggaagcggcaatgaaggctgctgcggtagagaaagatgcagcagttgcgactgctgctagccgggaagcgaggaagacaccgttgttcgccgttcaccgctattgaggaggtagtgagagaatgttttcctccttgcgtgacgacgacggagagtgtctgctgtaggcaacaaataggagagggagcaagaccggcgaagaaaagcaagactagcgatgaagaaagagaagaagtggaCGAGCAGAGAAGACGATGCTCGTTACTGGCTCTGAATCCCTATCTTGTGCTTCTTcagtgactccgcttgaggcagcatgttactgtggccgcttggcctCTTGGCTAAGACACGACGATACTGTTGTCGCCAAGGAGGagcagctctgataccatgttagaaaataaatagataaacaagttgtagaagtagttgattgttattaacatatcctccttccttttatacaggttagaagggagaattttcctcaacagattagaggatttccctcaaagaGATTTTCTCAAACAgttaggaaatctcatctacttactcatttatcatttgagatattgttgttactcaaataattaaataatttgataaatacaaataataaaataacaatagtAAACTCTGCTAATGATTTTTTAAACAATCACAATCTATAATTTTAAGaaaatctcaaaagaaaaggagatttgtcatttctaattattatgtgatatatttataaaaattagattataatataggaatcaaaatgatcccttattattttcataaaataataattctaaaaagtagtataatataataaaaaaaaattaaaatcaatgagCCAGAAAGGTATTTGAGAATTCATCAAATTGTCCAATTACTATATAAGAGTTTATTACATAAACATCGTATAATATAAAGTCAGACTTGTgatcaaatattttactaataaaaaatacatcaagtataatgagatattttctttatatttttaaataaactcgttaagaattgtcatgatattattgactcattttgagttatatcataaggATGTAAAAATAAGTTTTCTGATTTGGGATCTAGATTTATATGTGTGAACCTAAATAATtcgtaaagaaaataaaagatatatagaATTTTGATATGTAaatttaagaaatccatttatgaccttaaataagCTTCTAAACAatggtatatatacatatatatatgtatatatatgtatatatatgtatatatatatatatataatcttacacTTCCATCATCTGTTTGCTCGATGCCTCCATTTGTTTGGAGAGACGGAAGCTTATACGTTCGTGGTCAACGGTGCAAAATGGTTCACGAAACGAAATGATAGTTTTGGAATATGAAGATCAAGGGTTACATTCATTGAACGTGTGGTTTTCTAGAAAGACGTGTCATAATATATCGTTTGACTTTGTGAAACGAAATTATGGTCCTTGAAGAAGGATCAGGTGAACAGATAATAATCATAAATATATCTATTTTATGTCTATCATATATcatcttaatttatttttattaatattattgcaTCTAAAAGTGTAAGCCAGTAGTACGTGATTCATGATTTCTATAGACTAGACAAAAGTCAACtgatttttattttgatcaaCTGATTATTTTTTTACTCACTGAATTATCTAGTTAGGAAATCACATTTCAATTGTTTTAACTCATAAATATATAACCTCTGTTTGAGATATTTGGATTAGTTAGTATATTATCGCACAAAGTGATAGGTTTGACGTTTGATTCTACATGTGAGCatcatttaatgtaataaaaatatattttattttttttaaaaaagatcatcaatatATAGTTTAATTCAGTTATCTTATTAAACTTCTTTGTTCAACAATGAAAATGTTTTAGTCAATCATTATGTTCCCACATGGACAGAAAATCATTTCAGTTTTTCAATTATTTTCctgccttaaaataaaaaaataagtttttatATTATGACCATTTATAAATTGGTAACATTAAAAAATTACTATAATCAAGTGCTAGAATTCTACTCTTAAGCTCCAAAATATtaagaatataaaattatataacgaCTTAAGCTCTTAGATATGatgatattgataaaaaaaaaaattaagatttcgTACTCCAACATAATACCATCAATAATATCCTAGTTTTTCATCACAAGAATATAGTATATATCTGCAACTTAAATTTGTATGTTCATATAACTAATTGCatttatttttttccctttttgtaaaagTTCTTTGTGattaatctctcctatttatacagattatgagggaggatttccctcaacatagtagaggatttttctcaacagagtagagagatttcctcatatagttaggaaaatcttatataCTATCATGCCCCCGGTGCTCAAATTTGGATCGATGAAAAACAAACAGTTTataagcgagaggcttcatgagtaaagCAAGAGCATATCGCTGTTGTTGCTGCGATTACGACAACGGCGACTGTGACGGTGACGACGGTGGTTGCAGCAGAGGAAAAAGCTACAATggagaaagctatagcaatgctaCAGTAAAGGAagaagctacagtagaggagaaagctgcagcgaTGTTACAGTGATgatacagtagaggaggaagctacagtagAGGTGCAGCAGAGGATGTAGCTATAATAGAGGAGGTAGCTACAGTAGAGGATGAAGCTGTATCAGAggtgcagcagaggagaaagctacagtagAGGTGAAAACTGCATTAGAGGTGAAAGCTACATTAGAGGTGtaagctgcagtagaggaggaagctatagCAGAGGTACAATAGAGGGGAAAGCTACAGCGATGCTATAGTTGAGGAGAAAGTTACAATAGAggtgcagcagaggagaaagctgtagCAAAGGAGGTAACTACAGTGATGCTACAATAGAAAGAAAGCTGTAGTAGAGGAGGAAACTATAGTGATTTGGTGGAGAAACCTGCAGCGATTTGCTCTTAGCAGGAGTTGAGGATCGACAGTTGACAGTGAGGCAACGACGGACGACTATACAGCGAACAGAGAGAGGAGTCCGATGGAGAAGTGAGTCCGGCGGGAAAGAGTTCCCccctgctttgataccatattagaaagaatagaagataaaaagataagaagttttattgaagaaactttGATGCCAACTATTGATCGAAACATAAGCGCATATAAATCTTTAAACAAAGCCAGGAAAGATAAGCTTCTGCAGTGTAAATCCAAACTTCCACTAGAGAAGGGACAGCAGCTGCATGATGCTAATTAAACCCCACCAAAACATTACTAAtcgggaagaagaagatgaagagaagaGAGATCTATAGGTCATATTTCATGGATAGCTTTCACtctccaaaagacattattcattccTTGTTTTCCTTGCCACTCTAAGCTGAGGAGACCTGCATGTTGAAGAGAAGCCCAAAGATTCTAAGCACACAGTAAGTGACCAACATGGCCAGCCATCCTCCCCCCAAAACCCTAAGAGCAGGCTTCCAGATAACAGCACCACCCAAGACTGCTCCTGCTGCACCAAACCCAGCTAAGCCCAGGCTGCTCACGGCACAGACCGCCCCCACTCTGACGCCCCATGACCTGATGAATCCGCCCGCCAACAGCGGCAGCACCGCCCCCAGCGCGAACGCCAGCGCCGACGCCCCCGCCGCCAGCATCGGACTCGGCAGGCTCTCCTCTCCCCGGACCCCCtcctcgctcccgctcccgctcaccTGGCGTCGTCTCTCCATCTCGGCCACCTCGATGTCGTACTGCGCGTGCACCGAGACGAACTCGCCGATGGCCATGCTGCACGCGCCCGCGACGAGGCCGGCGAGGCCGGACACGAGCATGGCCTTGGCGCTCTGGTTCACCGCGCCCACGCCGATCATCAAGGAAGCGATCGACACGAGGCCGTCGTTGGCGCCGAGCACGGCGGCGCGGAGCCACTGCGTCCGGGCCATGTAGTCCACGGATCCATCGGCGCCTCGCGTCGATTCCGGCTCCTGGGGTTGCAACGGGATGCTGATCCGCACGCATGGGTCATTGGAAACTTCCGGCGAGGCGTTTGCATGAACTTGAGAGCTAAGACGGGACGACATCGTCGGAGTTCCGAAGTGTTCGACGGAGACGAGGGAGGGATGGGGAAGCGCGTTGGGCACACGCCATTGAGCTCCAATTTATAGGTAAAGTGGCTAAACACCTTTTTACTACGGCAGAGAGAGGAAAGGTGGCCATGGAGCGTCACGTAAGTGGAGTTGCGTATGGCCGCCATGCGACGAGGGGCGACTTCTTCGTATACGAAACCGAGGCGCAGTTAAGTGGCCAACGGACTCACTTGTCTGGCCAGAAAACATGAGCTTTTGGTGGTGGGAGAACGCATTGCCTCATCTGCTCTGCACCGTCGAAAGTCGCCACCATGACGCATCAATCGGATCCCCGTTGCTCAAATGGCGTTAAGGACACTTGAGCGTAACTCCTCTGTCGTCATCTTGGGATTGTGAAGGGAAAGGAACACGTGCTTCTAACCATCAAATCTTGTCGTTTTCATACCCGACGATGATGATGACTGTTGAGATTAACACGGGAAGGAGTTGATAGCAATTTCTCAGTGCCTATGATATATGTTGGGTCGTATCTTCATCAGGAGCTACTTAATTAGTGTTGATTTCTCATTATTTTTTGTTTAGTGGTGGCGTTTAATAGGCGAAAGTCGAAGGACAGCTGAAGACTTTGCAATATGCATTCCCGCAAGAATCTTTGGACACAAAGGTCAGTAATGCCATTAGGTCACCAATCCACAAAGGAGACATGCCATCATGAGATTCCTCGATTCTCCAATTTGCTGAGACAATTATTCCAATAGGCTCGCTCTTTAGGCGTAAACTTGTCATTAGAATCAGCATTGATGATATAGAATCCACTTAGCGGGCAACAGAATCAGAATCGCGTGTGCCATGGAGAATATTATCTTGTGGTAGGTATCatagaatatcattgaacttTCACGATCGTATACGTGGGCAGAATATAGAACGGATGTATGTCGATCCGTTATTCCATGAGCACGGAAGATGTCACAGACGATGCGAATTCAAATGCATTACTAGCACTCCATCGATGAGCAATTTGGACTCGGAGTTCTTGCGTTACAATACTGTTCACATGTTTGACCCATCCAATTTTCCAGATGCAAAGTCAACCCACCATCTGAGTCAACCAATTAGGTTGTCCGATTGGGAAACTATGATCTGATGTTGCTCAGTGGAAGAAGCTATATAAGTTGGAATACTAATTTTCTCATCAAATGTTTTACTCTGTCCTTCCGTTGACATTTTGAATTCACGATGAGTTTGAGTTAAATTGATCAATATTAATAAGCTTAAACTGATTAGATCATGGGTCAAACCCAGAACATTACCTGGAACCTTGAATTAAGATCATAGATTGGGTTTGAGTCAAATTAGTCAGACATACACGTAATGGAAGTCGTCGCCATTATTAATAGCTATAGAGGAGGAAAGCGTAAGTCGTCAATGCTTATATAGAGGAAGATGGcatgagagagggagagggagtctATTATTCCTGCATGTGTGTGTGTAGGGAAATGGGAATGGTGCGGAGCTCAGTAGGTATAGCCTTTGACGAACATTCCTTGCTTGGATTCCTCCGACTCGCCTTCGCCGGTGTACTTCCCCAGCTGAGCGAGGGAGTTAGCCTTGGCGCGCACCAGCAGAGCCTCCTGTGCTTCCTTCACCTTCTCCGGCCGTCCTCCCCAGGTCTTCAGGCAGGTGTTCTGCAGGGCTCTCGCGTACGAGAACGAGACGTGCCACGGGTTCGGCCCCTGGTTCATGGCGTTCAGGTTCAAGGTCGCCTCCACCTCCGATTGCCCGCCGGACAGGAACTGCCATGCATTACAACCATGAGTTGAGAAGTACTAATACCCTGTTTGCAACCAATCATTGTTCGAACCGGTGATGGGACTTGCCATGATTCCAGGGACGGCGGGAGGAATCCTCCTGTGAAGGAGCTTGAGGGTGTACTCTGCCACCTGCTCCGGTGTGGCCTTCTCCTTGCACTCGGCTCCTGGAGTCACCATGCTGGGCTTGAGGAGGATCCCTTCGAACATCACATTGTTCTCCGCGAGGTAGAAGAAGACCTCACCCCAGACTTTCTGCGCCACCTCGAAGGTCCGCTCGATCCCGTGATCGCCGTCGAGAAGGATTTCAGGCTCCACGATCGGGACGAGACCATTGTCCTGCAGACGATGTCAGTTCTCCTACCAAATCTACGTTGCTCCATGAATCACCAATCTATTCACAGAATTCAAACCTGAGAAATAGCAGCATAGCGAGCAAGACCCCAGGCGGCTTCCTTCACCGCAAGGGCAGAGGGACCATCGGGAATGCTCACAACAGTACGCCTGTCATCCGTTTACGTCAAGAATGATTCGTACCTGTTCTTATAACATTGAGAAATATGAGGGACGGAGTTTATACCATTTGGCAAAACGAGCACCTTGCTGGTAGTAAGCCGCAGAGCGAGAAGCGAGCCCATCAAGGCCTTGGCACCATGATTCGTCGTTTGAGCCAGCAAGAGGTACGAGGCCCTGCTCGCAGCAATGGCAAGTCATTAAACCAAACAGTTGGAAGCTGTTTAGATCGTGACATAAAGAGTGCGTCAGTGTATGAACTGATGGATTGCTCCTGCCCACCTTGTCAACCTTGATTCCAGGAACGATGTTCTGAGTGAGGAGAACGTCTACCATCTTCCTGCCATCCGTTGTGGACTGGTAAAGCGTCTCCTCGAAGAGGATAGCACCGGAGACGTAGTTGCCTAGGCCCGGGGCAGTAACGAGCAGGGTGCGGTAGGCTTGCCTGTTCGCCTCGGTGTTCTCCAGCCCGATCGAAGCCAGCCTCTTCCCACACGTCGCGTTCGACTCATCCATGGCCAGGATGCCACGCCCGGGAGAGGCTATGGTTTTCTGCAGGCGATTCCGTTCAGCGTCTCTACCAGTAGCAGGCAAAGGTTATGGTCGACATTGTTCGTACCGCTGTCTTGACGAGCTCATCCGCGTAGGAGCTGGCGGCGCGGAGTGCTAGCGAGGTTGCAGGGTGAGAGCGGGCGGCGACGGATGCGGAAGGGTGGCGAAGAGCAGCGCCCTTCACCCACTCGGACTTCTCGATGATCGGGGAGGACTTGAGGAGGGAGGCCGATGCCATGGAAGTACAGAGAGACTCTCTCTTTGTGCAGTGAAAACTCGGGGCATAGTCGCAGTTTGGGCTGCTCTTACTTGATTTATACTCGGGAGGGTGTGGCAAGAGATGGGTAATCTGAGGCTGAAATGTAGTGGCCAATGCAATGTCGCCATGGAGGCTGAGACGAACGTGTGGGTCTCGTTCTTTTCACCAAGTTCTAAAAATCTAAACCAGAAATGGCCGATTGAGTGAAGTCTGACGTTTGTCCTTTGTGATATCAAATGGACGGCTCGAATTCAATTCTGCCCAAGTTTTTGGAACCATTTATGCAGCTAATGCTATTCAACTGGCTTCTTCTTTCAGCCGCTTGAATTAAGAGCTCTAGTGTCAATGGCAGGTCGTGTTGTTTCCTTCTTTAATTCCTCCTGTTGCGACTGTTCTCTGCACCAGAAAACACCGACGGTGCAGAGAGTGTAAGGAGTCCATTTCCAGTGGTTTGGAAGCTTTAGGCTGCCAATCTGAGGTGAACAAAATTTCCCGTGTTTCCGATACATATCACCGAGCTACTCCTTAATTATTGTGATGGACAAGGCAACATCGAGATCTCGTTGCCTCTTGGAGCAGACGAACCTTGAGAAGAGGCCCCTGCTTGATGGCAAGCTGTCTTGCTCTGGTCACTGTACTCCTAAAGATACAGACAAGGAAGAAGATACTATTGACAAGTCCACTCTTAAGGTTTGGCTTTGGGCTTCTCATCTGTCGTTTTAGCTGTCGCAGCTCATGTCAGCAGCACGGAGAACGACAAGTGAGTGCAGATTTTGATGTTGTTGAAGCCTAACTTGGATTAAGAAATGCACACTACTTCGTAACTTCGAATCTTTCGATTGACAGTAAATTCTTTATTTTGATGTTTGTGCCATTGAAcacatttctttcttctttttgtgtGCTTTCAGTTGTAGAAAGATTCCCTGTTTGTcaggggatatatatatatatatatatatatatatatatatatatatatatatatatatatatatatatatataacgggtTAGTTACGTAACCTTTAGTATTTTgatcctatatttttaaaaattatattgacatttttgtcattatgaaagtgaaactaaTATCATCGATCATACCAACAAAAATgtgaaaacaaaagataaaaaaataatattaatattctaGTGGGTGGTGGTGGAGTACATTGGTGGTGGCATATAACAATGTCGTTGAGGGCTGTGAATAATTATTATGGATGAAGAGAACAACGATGAGAGATGAGGATCGCTATGTATTTGCATTAGCATCGATGCAGTTATTGAGCAACAAAAGAGTTGCTGATGCATATGCTGAGCAGCACTGCTCGATAACTACGTTGATATAGTTGTCAACCGGCTCTCACATCTTACTACTATTCTCCTCATCCATAATAATTATTCGTAACTCCTAATAACGCCATCGTCCGATGTCACCTAGTCAACTGTGACTTCTaattgaaacattaaaattatattttttattttatatttttatattttcgttgatgatattaggataaataaattttgatgtttgactttcataattatagaaaatcaatataattttttaaaatattggaATCAAAATATTAACCGTAGCTaactaataatatttaattagctCTATCGACTGTTATATGCTTACTATTCCCCCTTTGTGGATTTCTGTTAGTTTTCTCGATTGTGATGCCTCCTATGCCATCATTTTATGTAGAACGTTGGTTTTATTGTTTGATGCTTCACCTTTTATCCATCATAGTTGAAGCTTTAAAGTACATCGGTGCGCTTAAGAATAAGCTTTTCACACCTTTGTCTGTTCAATTCTATACAATGTTCTTTACCATGaattatgttttatttttcttcctaTCTGTCCTATGGAAGCTCATGTAGGATAACGTATATTAATGTGGAACTGTCACGATATCACCAAATCAAAATGACATCATCAACACAAAAATCGAGATTCTTACCTGCAATGATATGAGGTTTTTTAAAGTGTGTCACTATTCTCCTGACATTATAAAGTTTGATGAAGAGACATGCAAACAACAAAGGAAGAAGGAATACTTTCTTATTTAGTATCGAAGGAGGTGTTAAATATTTGAAGTATATTTTTGAAAGATtttagattattattttttatcttatcttttaaattaattaattaaataaaattttagaaataaggGCCTCTTGATTTAAATTTTATTCTACATCTATAAAtaaatgacatatatatatatatatatatatatatatattagtcaaaattaaaataaaaaaaattagtcaaaatcaaaacatcaaagatttcgttaaaatagaattttaaaattccaacaaaaaaaaagggtcaatcaaatcttgtatcatATCTAAAAAAAATGCAATTTCAAAAGTAGTTCAACATTTGTTAGTATTTATTTTTTAGAAGTTCAATATAGTTTTTTCTTTTCTACTTTTTATCttagttttttcttcttctattttgtTTTTGTTAGTACTATTTAAGAAAGGATTGTAATTGCATGTGATTTATCCCTTTTTTCACATGATATTAGAGCTACAAATATGATAATCTATATCTCAAGATCTCATCGGAAAAGAAGATAATCTTTTTCAACTAATAGTCAAGTTGGTCGGTTTTGTATTGAACTTTTTAATCAATGTAACTATAAGATCTAGAAGATTTGCTTGGAATCCTATCTCATAGGAGAAGATCTATGGATGTAGTTAATAACAATATAATAACAACACTAGATGCAAATAGAGATCCCAAGAAAAGATGAAGGATATTAAATGTAAAAATTAGATTTATATTAAAAAGATATATTTCTTAGGATCTCTTTAAACATATTATTGGTTGCAAATTAGCTTACGAGATTTGGATCACTCATGTATTGCTCAACAAGAAAAATATGGCTCTACTTCAGTATTCGAAGAATGATTTGACAAATACTATTAAGATGATCTCTTAATTTTTTAGTACtttaaagattaaaaatttatattaagagaTATCACTCTTAGATCCAAATAAACTAATTTCTAATGcacaaattaaatattatattattcatgATCTTCGAAAAGAATATATTTCTTATGTTACATATATTCAAGGATGGGTTCAAGAATCATCCTTAGTAGAATTGGAAAATTTTCTTTCTTCCTAGGAAAATTATCTTGTCAAATGATGAGAGCTTCTAT belongs to Musa acuminata AAA Group cultivar baxijiao chromosome BXJ3-5, Cavendish_Baxijiao_AAA, whole genome shotgun sequence and includes:
- the LOC135638249 gene encoding vacuolar iron transporter homolog 2-like codes for the protein MSSRLSSQVHANASPEVSNDPCVRISIPLQPQEPESTRGADGSVDYMARTQWLRAAVLGANDGLVSIASLMIGVGAVNQSAKAMLVSGLAGLVAGACSMAIGEFVSVHAQYDIEVAEMERRRQVSGSGSEEGVRGEESLPSPMLAAGASALAFALGAVLPLLAGGFIRSWGVRVGAVCAVSSLGLAGFGAAGAVLGGAVIWKPALRVLGGGWLAMLVTYCVLRIFGLLFNMQVSSA
- the LOC135637576 gene encoding fructose-bisphosphate aldolase 1, chloroplastic-like → MASASLLKSSPIIEKSEWVKGAALRHPSASVAARSHPATSLALRAASSYADELVKTAKTIASPGRGILAMDESNATCGKRLASIGLENTEANRQAYRTLLVTAPGLGNYVSGAILFEETLYQSTTDGRKMVDVLLTQNIVPGIKVDKGLVPLAGSNDESWCQGLDGLASRSAAYYQQGARFAKWRTVVSIPDGPSALAVKEAAWGLARYAAISQDNGLVPIVEPEILLDGDHGIERTFEVAQKVWGEVFFYLAENNVMFEGILLKPSMVTPGAECKEKATPEQVAEYTLKLLHRRIPPAVPGIMFLSGGQSEVEATLNLNAMNQGPNPWHVSFSYARALQNTCLKTWGGRPEKVKEAQEALLVRAKANSLAQLGKYTGEGESEESKQGMFVKGYTY